From a region of the Mycobacterium sp. SMC-8 genome:
- a CDS encoding polyprenyl synthetase family protein: protein MSRAESAGVQLAEPGLRVWRDNVRTAVREHLETFVRGECVGRLDGAGVDVAGDLLCGFLDGGKYVRSTFMYLGWLCGAGEDDAALRASASLELLHTFALIQDDVMDNSTLRRARPTAHVVFGRWHRDRGLAGSASRFGESAAILLGDLCLVWAEEMLRRSGIGADALARVLPRYDDMRTELAVGQLSDLLNSCQTFPTLPEVLDVLRRKSGNYTVRRPLELGAAMAGCDAEVSDALSRYGAAIGEAFQLRDDILGVFGTPSLTGKPARSDMEEGKATSVIVAAYELAGPRLRHQLAELMSSPQVDAADVERWRTLIVASGAVQWIEEQIAQRHDAALRFLDGVAIPDTPRAALAEMAVACTQRAA from the coding sequence TTGAGCAGGGCAGAGAGTGCCGGCGTGCAGCTGGCGGAGCCGGGCCTGAGGGTCTGGCGTGACAACGTCCGTACCGCGGTGCGCGAACATCTGGAGACGTTCGTGCGCGGCGAATGTGTGGGCCGGCTGGACGGGGCCGGTGTCGACGTCGCCGGTGACCTGTTGTGCGGGTTCCTCGACGGCGGCAAGTATGTGCGTTCGACGTTCATGTACCTGGGTTGGTTGTGCGGCGCCGGTGAGGACGACGCGGCGCTGCGCGCGTCGGCCAGCCTGGAGTTGCTGCACACCTTCGCGCTGATCCAGGACGACGTGATGGACAACTCCACGCTGCGGCGGGCCCGGCCCACCGCGCACGTGGTGTTCGGCCGCTGGCACCGCGACCGCGGGCTGGCCGGTTCGGCGAGCCGGTTCGGCGAGTCCGCAGCGATCCTGCTCGGCGATCTGTGTCTGGTGTGGGCCGAGGAGATGTTGCGGCGCAGCGGGATCGGCGCCGACGCGCTGGCCCGGGTGCTGCCGCGCTACGACGACATGCGCACCGAGCTCGCCGTCGGTCAACTGTCCGATCTGCTCAACAGCTGCCAGACCTTCCCGACCCTTCCGGAGGTGCTCGACGTGCTCCGCCGCAAGTCCGGCAACTACACCGTGCGCCGTCCGCTCGAGCTCGGCGCCGCGATGGCCGGCTGCGACGCCGAGGTGTCCGATGCGCTGTCCCGCTACGGCGCGGCGATCGGGGAGGCGTTCCAGTTGCGTGACGACATCCTCGGCGTATTCGGAACTCCTTCCCTGACAGGAAAACCCGCGCGCAGTGACATGGAGGAGGGCAAGGCCACCAGTGTCATCGTCGCGGCCTACGAACTGGCCGGTCCGAGGTTGCGACATCAGCTCGCCGAGCTGATGAGCAGCCCGCAGGTCGACGCCGCGGACGTGGAGCGGTGGCGCACCCTGATCGTGGCCAGCGGCGCCGTCCAGTGGATCGAGGAGCAGATCGCCCAGCGCCACGACGCGGCGCTGCGCTTCCTCGACGGTGTCGCGATCCCCGACACCCCGCGCGCCGCGCTGGCCGAGATGGCCGTCGCCTGCACCCAGCGGGCCGCCTGA
- the crtI gene encoding phytoene desaturase family protein, with translation MRALSGKTDHIVVVGAGLSGLSAALQLAGRGRRVTVLERGEHPGGRVGRADVLGYRLDTGPTVLTMPDIIDEAFAAVGESLADCLPMDPVHPAYHAKFADGSALQVHTDAAAMATEVERFAGRAEADGYLRLRDWLTRLYRTEFDGFIANNFDSPLSLLTPSLARLVALGGFRRWESVVRRFLHDERLLRVFTFQALYAGVPPQSALAVYAVIAYMDTVAGVYFPRGGMRALPDAMATAATRAGVDFVYGATVSDLEFTGSRASAVRTSGGERVPADAVVLTTELPDTYRLIGRTPRRPLRLRPAPSAVVAHVGCKAVGDRAGHHTILFGDAWTQTFRDIIDDGRVMGDPSLLVTRPTAGDPSLAPAGRDLLYVLAPAPNTDIGTLDWDTAGAGYVEQMLSAVRERMPGVGDDAELLHVVTPADWRRQGMAAGTPFALAHTFSQTGPFRPANTVRGIDNVVLAGSSTVPGVGVPTAILSGRLAADRITGIPARHLTSEVNR, from the coding sequence ATGCGGGCGCTCAGCGGGAAGACCGATCACATCGTCGTGGTCGGCGCCGGACTGTCCGGATTGTCGGCGGCACTGCAGCTGGCCGGCCGCGGCCGCCGAGTCACCGTGCTGGAACGCGGTGAACACCCCGGCGGACGGGTGGGCCGGGCCGACGTCCTCGGGTACCGGCTCGACACCGGACCGACCGTGCTGACCATGCCCGACATCATCGACGAGGCGTTCGCCGCCGTCGGCGAGTCGTTGGCCGACTGCCTGCCGATGGACCCCGTGCACCCGGCCTATCACGCCAAGTTCGCCGACGGCAGCGCGCTGCAGGTGCACACCGACGCCGCCGCGATGGCCACGGAGGTCGAACGGTTCGCCGGTCGTGCCGAAGCCGACGGCTATCTGCGGCTGCGGGACTGGCTGACCCGGCTGTACCGCACCGAATTCGACGGCTTCATCGCCAACAACTTCGACTCGCCGCTGTCTCTGCTGACCCCGTCCCTGGCACGTCTGGTCGCGCTCGGAGGGTTCCGCCGCTGGGAATCGGTGGTGCGCCGGTTCCTGCACGACGAACGCCTGCTGCGGGTGTTCACCTTCCAGGCCCTCTACGCCGGTGTTCCGCCGCAGAGCGCGCTGGCCGTCTACGCGGTGATCGCCTACATGGACACCGTCGCCGGGGTGTACTTCCCGCGCGGCGGCATGCGGGCGCTGCCCGACGCCATGGCCACCGCCGCCACCCGCGCCGGGGTTGACTTCGTCTACGGCGCAACGGTTTCCGACCTGGAGTTCACCGGGTCCCGCGCGAGCGCGGTGCGCACGTCAGGTGGTGAGCGGGTGCCGGCCGACGCGGTCGTGCTGACCACCGAGCTGCCCGACACCTACCGGTTGATCGGCCGCACACCGCGGCGGCCGCTGCGGCTGCGTCCCGCGCCGTCGGCCGTGGTCGCCCACGTCGGCTGCAAGGCCGTCGGCGATCGCGCCGGTCACCACACGATCCTGTTCGGCGATGCATGGACGCAGACCTTCCGCGACATCATCGACGACGGGCGTGTGATGGGGGATCCGTCGCTGCTGGTCACCCGGCCCACCGCGGGCGATCCGTCGCTGGCCCCGGCCGGCCGCGACCTGCTCTACGTGCTGGCCCCCGCGCCTAACACCGACATCGGCACTCTCGACTGGGACACCGCGGGAGCCGGTTACGTCGAACAGATGTTGTCGGCGGTGCGTGAGCGGATGCCCGGGGTCGGAGACGACGCCGAGCTGTTGCACGTCGTGACCCCGGCCGACTGGCGCCGGCAGGGGATGGCCGCGGGAACTCCGTTCGCGTTGGCGCACACCTTCTCTCAGACCGGGCCGTTCCGGCCGGCCAACACCGTGCGCGGCATCGACAACGTCGTGCTGGCCGGTTCCTCCACCGTTCCCGGTGTCGGGGTTCCGACCGCGATCCTGTCCGGCCGCCTCGCCGCCGACCGGATCACCGGTATCCCCGCCCGCCATCTCACCTCGGAGGTCAACCGCTGA
- a CDS encoding phytoene/squalene synthase family protein, giving the protein MIKTELDAAGVRDPELRDAYRQCRTINAQHGKTFYLATRLLAPKQRPAVHALYGFARVADDILDDLAGTETIEQRAERLQQLSTRLFHCLVDEKSCDGDPVLTAVVHTARNYDIGWDLFDDFLASMRMDLTVTDYPDRAALERYMYGSAEVIGLQMLPVLGTVVPREESAPYAAALGKAFQLTNFLRDVDEDLTRGRVYLPADELAAHGVDRDLLLWCQANRRTDGRVRAALAEQHAIARQVYDQARPGIATLAPPSRPCVSAALTLYSDILSRIEAIDFEIFGRRATVGKPRRLAVAVAGIGKAWVNRMRLRRV; this is encoded by the coding sequence ATGATCAAGACCGAGCTCGACGCCGCAGGTGTGCGCGACCCCGAATTGCGCGACGCCTATCGGCAGTGCCGCACCATCAACGCTCAGCACGGCAAGACGTTCTACCTGGCGACCCGCCTGCTGGCGCCCAAGCAGCGTCCCGCGGTGCACGCGCTGTACGGATTCGCCCGCGTCGCCGACGACATCCTCGACGACCTGGCCGGCACGGAGACCATCGAACAGCGCGCCGAGCGGCTGCAGCAGCTGTCGACCCGGCTGTTCCACTGCCTGGTCGACGAGAAGTCCTGTGACGGCGATCCGGTGCTGACGGCGGTGGTGCACACCGCGCGCAACTACGACATCGGCTGGGACCTGTTCGACGATTTCCTGGCGTCGATGCGGATGGACCTCACGGTGACCGATTATCCCGACCGGGCGGCCCTGGAGCGCTACATGTACGGCTCGGCTGAGGTGATCGGTCTGCAGATGTTGCCGGTGCTCGGCACCGTGGTCCCGCGCGAGGAGTCCGCGCCGTATGCCGCCGCACTCGGCAAGGCGTTCCAGCTGACCAACTTCCTGCGCGACGTCGACGAGGACCTCACCCGAGGCCGGGTGTATCTGCCGGCCGACGAACTGGCCGCGCACGGTGTGGACCGCGACCTGCTGCTGTGGTGCCAGGCCAACCGGCGCACCGACGGGCGGGTGCGCGCCGCGCTGGCCGAACAGCACGCCATCGCCCGGCAGGTGTACGACCAGGCCCGGCCCGGGATAGCCACGCTGGCGCCGCCGTCGCGTCCGTGCGTCTCGGCCGCGCTGACGCTGTACTCCGACATCTTGTCGCGCATCGAGGCGATCGACTTCGAAATCTTCGGTCGGCGTGCGACGGTGGGCAAGCCACGACGATTGGCCGTCGCCGTAGCGGGCATCGGTAAGGCGTGGGTGAACCGAATGCGACTCAGGAGAGTGTGA